A portion of the Aquicoccus sp. G2-2 genome contains these proteins:
- the rpsJ gene encoding 30S ribosomal protein S10 has protein sequence MQSQNIRIRLKAFDYRVLDASTQEIVNTAKRTGAQVRGPIPLPNKIEKFTVLRGPHVNKKSRDQFEIRTHKRLLDIVDPTPQTVDALMKLDLAAGVDVQISV, from the coding sequence ATGCAAAGTCAAAATATCCGCATTCGGCTCAAGGCGTTCGACTATCGTGTTCTGGATGCCAGCACACAAGAGATCGTCAACACTGCGAAACGGACCGGCGCGCAGGTGCGTGGCCCGATCCCGCTGCCGAACAAGATCGAGAAATTCACCGTTCTGCGTGGTCCCCACGTGAACAAGAAAAGCCGCGACCAGTTCGAGATCCGCACCCACAAGCGGCTGCTCGACATCGTCGATCCGACGCCGCAGACCGTGGACGCGCTGATGAAGCTCGACCTCGCCGCTGGCGTTGACGTGCAAATCTCGGTTTAA
- the tuf gene encoding elongation factor Tu codes for MAKAKFERNKPHVNIGTVGHVDHGKTTLTAAITKYFGDFKAYDQIDGAPEEKARGITISTAHVEYETDARHYAHVDCPGHADYVKNMITGAAQMDGAILVCSAADGPMPQTREHILLGRQVGIPAFVVYMNKVDQVDDEELLELVEMEIRELLSSYDYPGDDIPIVKGSALAALEGRDEAIGENSIRELMTAVDEYIPTPERAVDQPFLMPIEDVFSISGRGTVVTGRVERGVVNVGDELEIVGIRDTKKTTCTGVEMFRKLLDRGEAGDNIGALLRGIEREGVERGQVLCKPGSVKPHTKFEAEAYILTKDEGGRHTPFFANYRPQFYFRTTDVTGTVTLAEGTEMVMPGDNVSFTVELIAPIAMEDGLRFAIREGGRTVGAGVVAKIIA; via the coding sequence ATGGCAAAGGCAAAGTTTGAACGGAACAAACCGCACGTTAACATCGGGACCGTTGGTCACGTTGACCACGGCAAGACGACGCTGACAGCGGCGATCACCAAATATTTCGGTGATTTCAAGGCCTATGATCAGATCGACGGCGCGCCGGAAGAGAAGGCACGCGGGATCACCATTTCGACGGCACACGTTGAATACGAGACCGATGCGCGCCACTATGCCCACGTCGATTGCCCCGGCCACGCTGACTATGTGAAGAACATGATCACCGGCGCGGCGCAGATGGACGGCGCCATTCTGGTGTGTTCGGCCGCCGATGGCCCGATGCCGCAAACCCGCGAGCATATCCTGCTTGGCCGTCAGGTCGGTATCCCGGCGTTTGTGGTTTACATGAACAAGGTCGATCAGGTTGACGACGAAGAGCTTCTCGAACTGGTCGAGATGGAAATCCGCGAATTGCTGAGCTCGTATGACTATCCGGGCGACGATATCCCGATCGTCAAAGGCTCGGCGCTGGCCGCTCTTGAGGGCCGCGATGAGGCGATCGGCGAGAACTCGATCCGTGAGCTGATGACGGCAGTTGACGAATATATCCCGACGCCAGAGCGCGCCGTGGATCAGCCGTTCCTGATGCCGATCGAAGACGTGTTCTCGATTTCGGGCCGTGGCACGGTCGTGACCGGGCGGGTTGAGCGCGGTGTGGTGAATGTGGGTGACGAGCTTGAGATCGTCGGCATTCGCGACACCAAGAAGACCACCTGCACGGGCGTCGAGATGTTCCGCAAGCTGTTGGATCGTGGTGAAGCGGGCGACAATATCGGCGCGCTGCTGCGTGGGATCGAGCGTGAAGGCGTCGAGCGGGGGCAGGTTCTTTGCAAGCCCGGTTCGGTGAAGCCGCACACCAAGTTCGAGGCCGAAGCCTATATCCTGACCAAGGATGAGGGTGGCCGCCACACGCCGTTCTTCGCCAACTACCGGCCGCAGTTTTACTTCCGCACGACGGACGTGACCGGCACGGTGACACTGGCCGAAGGCACCGAGATGGTGATGCCGGGCGACAACGTGTCGTTCACGGTTGAACTGATCGCGCCGATCGCCATGGAAGACGGCCTGCGCTTCGCCATCCGTGAAGGCGGCCGCACCGTCGGTGCCGGCGTCGTCGCAAAAATCATCGCGTAA
- the fusA gene encoding elongation factor G has translation MARDYPLDHYRNFGIMAHIDAGKTTCSERILFYTGKSHNIGEVHDGAATMDWMEQEQERGITITSAATTTFWQRQEDPTADGTSDTKYRMNIIDTPGHVDFTIEVERSLAVLDGAVCVLDANAGVEPQTETVWRQADRYKVPRIVFVNKMDKIGADFFNCVRMIEDRTGARAVPVGLPIGAENELEGLIDLVTMEEWLWQGEDLGASWVKAPIRDSLKASAEEWRGKMIESAVEEDDDAMMEYLEGNEPDVPTLRKLLRKGTLALHFVPVLGGSAFKNKGVQPLLNAVIDYLPSPLDVVDYMGFKPGDEAEERNIPRRADDDMAFSALAFKIMNDPFVGSLTFTRIYSGTLKKGDQILNSTKGKGERIGRMMMMHSIQREEIDEAFAGDIIALAGLKDTTTGDTLCAKNDPVVLETMTFPDPVIEIAVEPKTKNDQEKMSQGLQRLAAEDPSFRVETDIESGQTIMKGMGELHLDILVDRLKREFKVEANIGAPQVAYRETIGHEIEHTYTHKKQSGGSGQYAEVKMIISPTEPGEGYSFESRIVGGAIPKEYIPGVEKGIKSVMDSGPLAGFPVIDFKVALIDGKFHDVDSSVLAFEIAGRMCMREGLRKAGAKLLEPMMKVEVITPEEYTGGIIGDLTSRRGQVSGQEPRGNAIAIDCFVPLANMFGYINTLRSMSSGRANFTMQFDHYDPVPQSISDEIQAKYA, from the coding sequence ATGGCACGCGACTACCCGCTCGACCACTACCGCAACTTCGGCATCATGGCCCATATCGACGCAGGCAAAACCACCTGCTCGGAGCGGATTCTGTTTTACACCGGAAAGTCCCACAACATTGGTGAAGTGCACGATGGTGCAGCGACCATGGACTGGATGGAGCAAGAGCAGGAGCGTGGCATTACGATCACCTCCGCTGCGACCACGACTTTCTGGCAGCGTCAGGAAGATCCGACAGCCGATGGCACCTCCGACACCAAGTATCGGATGAACATCATCGACACGCCCGGTCACGTCGATTTCACCATTGAGGTCGAACGTTCGCTGGCGGTTCTCGATGGGGCTGTTTGTGTTCTGGATGCCAATGCCGGTGTTGAGCCGCAGACAGAAACTGTCTGGCGTCAGGCAGACCGTTACAAGGTTCCGCGGATTGTGTTCGTCAACAAGATGGACAAGATCGGCGCGGACTTCTTCAACTGTGTGCGGATGATCGAAGACCGCACCGGTGCGCGCGCGGTTCCCGTTGGGCTTCCGATCGGAGCCGAAAATGAGCTTGAAGGTCTGATTGACCTCGTGACCATGGAAGAATGGCTGTGGCAGGGTGAAGATCTCGGCGCAAGCTGGGTCAAGGCACCCATTCGTGACAGCCTGAAGGCCAGCGCGGAAGAGTGGCGGGGCAAGATGATCGAATCGGCCGTCGAAGAAGACGACGACGCGATGATGGAGTATCTTGAAGGCAATGAGCCTGACGTGCCGACTTTGCGCAAATTGCTGCGCAAGGGCACTCTGGCGTTGCATTTCGTTCCGGTTCTGGGCGGGTCTGCGTTCAAGAACAAGGGCGTGCAGCCGTTGCTCAATGCCGTGATCGACTATCTGCCCAGCCCGCTAGACGTGGTTGATTACATGGGCTTCAAACCCGGCGACGAAGCTGAAGAGCGTAATATTCCCCGTCGCGCAGATGACGATATGGCGTTCTCGGCATTGGCGTTCAAAATCATGAACGATCCGTTTGTCGGATCGCTTACCTTTACCCGCATCTATTCAGGCACGCTCAAAAAGGGCGATCAGATCCTGAACTCGACCAAGGGCAAAGGCGAGCGTATCGGCCGGATGATGATGATGCATTCGATCCAGCGTGAGGAAATCGACGAAGCCTTCGCGGGCGACATCATTGCGCTGGCTGGTCTCAAAGACACCACGACCGGCGACACGCTTTGCGCCAAGAATGATCCGGTGGTGCTTGAAACCATGACCTTCCCCGATCCTGTGATCGAGATCGCGGTTGAGCCGAAGACCAAGAACGACCAGGAAAAAATGTCTCAGGGTCTGCAACGTCTGGCCGCCGAAGATCCGTCCTTCCGGGTGGAAACGGATATTGAATCCGGCCAAACCATCATGAAAGGCATGGGCGAACTGCACCTCGATATTCTGGTTGATCGCCTGAAGCGTGAATTCAAGGTGGAAGCCAATATCGGCGCACCGCAGGTGGCTTACCGGGAGACCATCGGTCACGAGATCGAGCACACCTATACCCACAAGAAACAGTCGGGTGGCTCGGGTCAGTATGCCGAGGTGAAGATGATCATCTCACCGACAGAGCCGGGTGAAGGTTATTCCTTCGAAAGCCGCATCGTTGGTGGGGCCATTCCCAAGGAATATATTCCGGGCGTTGAAAAAGGCATCAAATCGGTGATGGATAGCGGCCCGCTGGCCGGTTTCCCGGTGATCGACTTCAAGGTCGCGCTGATCGACGGCAAGTTCCACGATGTTGACTCGTCGGTTCTGGCGTTCGAAATCGCTGGGCGGATGTGTATGCGCGAGGGATTGCGCAAGGCCGGGGCAAAACTGCTTGAGCCGATGATGAAGGTCGAAGTGATCACGCCGGAGGAATATACTGGCGGCATTATCGGTGATCTGACATCGCGGCGCGGGCAGGTTTCGGGGCAAGAGCCACGCGGCAATGCCATCGCGATTGATTGCTTTGTGCCGCTGGCCAATATGTTCGGCTACATCAACACGCTGCGGTCGATGTCGTCGGGTCGTGCGAACTTTACCATGCAGTTCGATCACTATGATCCGGTGCCGCAAAGCATCAGCGACGAGATTCAGGCGAAATACGCATAA
- the rpsG gene encoding 30S ribosomal protein S7, with amino-acid sequence MSRRHAAEKREVLPDAKYGDKVLTKFMNNLMLDGKKSVAEKIVYGALGRVEDKIKRAPVEVFHEALENIKPSIEVKSRRVGGATYQVPVEVRPERREALAIRWLIGASRSRNEHTMEERLAGELLDAVQSRGAAVKKREDTHKMADANKAFSHYRW; translated from the coding sequence ATGTCCCGTCGTCACGCCGCAGAAAAACGCGAAGTGCTGCCCGACGCCAAGTATGGCGATAAGGTGCTCACCAAATTTATGAATAACCTCATGCTCGACGGCAAGAAGTCTGTCGCCGAGAAGATCGTCTATGGCGCGCTTGGTCGCGTCGAAGACAAGATCAAGCGCGCTCCGGTGGAGGTGTTTCACGAGGCGCTTGAGAATATCAAGCCCAGCATCGAGGTGAAATCCCGCCGGGTTGGCGGTGCCACCTATCAGGTGCCTGTTGAAGTGCGCCCTGAGCGCCGCGAGGCTCTGGCAATCCGCTGGCTGATCGGTGCAAGCCGGTCACGCAACGAACACACCATGGAAGAGCGCCTTGCAGGCGAGCTGCTTGATGCAGTTCAATCGCGCGGCGCCGCCGTGAAAAAACGCGAAGACACGCACAAGATGGCAGACGCCAACAAGGCGTTCTCGCACTACCGCTGGTAA
- the rpsL gene encoding 30S ribosomal protein S12 has protein sequence MPTIQQLIRKPRQPKVKRSKSMHLEQCPQKRGVCTRVYTTTPKKPNSAMRKVAKVRLTNGFEVISYIPGESHNLQEHSVVLIRGGRVKDLPGVRYHILRGVLDTQGVKDRKQRRSKYGAKRPK, from the coding sequence ATGCCGACGATCCAACAGCTGATCCGCAAACCGCGCCAGCCCAAAGTGAAACGCTCGAAGTCGATGCACCTTGAGCAATGCCCGCAGAAGCGTGGCGTTTGCACCCGCGTCTATACCACGACGCCGAAAAAGCCGAACTCGGCCATGCGGAAGGTTGCCAAAGTGCGCCTGACCAATGGTTTCGAGGTGATCAGCTATATTCCCGGCGAAAGCCACAACCTTCAGGAACACTCGGTTGTTCTGATCCGTGGCGGTCGTGTGAAAGACCTTCCCGGTGTGCGTTATCACATCCTGCGCGGCGTGCTCGATACGCAAGGCGTCAAGGATCGGAAGCAACGCCGTTCGAAATACGGCGCGAAGCGTCCGAAGTGA
- a CDS encoding glycosyltransferase produces the protein MQELQVLGLCRWSYPAAPGAFRKDAGETLAETRAALYARERMELRLFYLEHVVIPCLEAQTDPDFTVIMVMGQGLPEPFRKRVLALIARVPQIVPRFLPEGLAHQQVCLDEMRLARQAGVAAVAEFRIDDDDAVAVDFVARTRAQFAALRELFEAEGKLALDFNRGFILKTNADGVNVLPVVARYWTPGLVIFLPGDSPQSLLNFHHARMWKRVTMLCWPRQPMFVRGAHGQNDSSINENPHNSNRMADDPMEIPALVHKRFGIDLAALELAWNAVRGD, from the coding sequence ATGCAGGAATTGCAGGTGTTGGGGCTTTGTCGCTGGTCTTACCCGGCGGCACCGGGCGCATTCAGGAAGGATGCGGGTGAAACATTGGCAGAAACCCGCGCCGCGCTTTATGCGCGAGAGCGGATGGAACTGCGGCTGTTTTATCTCGAACATGTGGTGATCCCGTGCCTTGAGGCGCAGACCGATCCCGATTTCACGGTGATCATGGTGATGGGGCAGGGGTTGCCCGAACCTTTTCGTAAACGGGTTCTGGCGCTGATCGCGCGGGTGCCGCAGATCGTGCCGCGCTTTTTGCCGGAGGGGCTGGCGCATCAGCAGGTTTGCCTTGATGAGATGCGCTTGGCCCGGCAGGCAGGCGTTGCTGCCGTGGCCGAATTCCGGATTGACGATGACGATGCTGTGGCGGTTGACTTCGTCGCCCGAACGCGGGCGCAATTTGCCGCGCTGCGCGAGCTGTTTGAGGCCGAAGGCAAGCTGGCGCTTGATTTCAATCGCGGCTTCATTCTCAAAACCAACGCAGATGGCGTGAATGTGCTGCCCGTGGTGGCACGCTATTGGACACCGGGATTGGTGATTTTCCTGCCGGGCGACAGCCCGCAAAGCCTGCTGAATTTTCATCACGCGCGGATGTGGAAACGGGTCACGATGTTGTGCTGGCCCCGACAGCCGATGTTTGTTCGCGGGGCGCACGGGCAAAACGACTCCTCGATCAACGAGAACCCGCATAATTCCAATCGTATGGCGGATGATCCGATGGAGATTCCCGCGCTTGTCCACAAACGTTTCGGGATAGATCTCGCCGCGCTTGAATTGGCGTGGAATGCCGTGCGAGGTGATTAG
- a CDS encoding DMT family transporter has translation METRDNMKGAGLMIVSMAAFTFNDVCVKALAGEVPLMQVIFLRGLLSSLLIWFAGRQMRALHFRISARDWRLILLRSAADVGATFSYLTALFHMPIANVTAILQVLPLTVTLAAALFLAEPLGWRRLIAIAVGLAGVMLIVKPGTEGFDYFSLYALLGVGFITVRDLAARRLSRDVPSISAALLNALAVTLAAGVGSVLGSEGWVGLEAHSLLLIVMAASFILCGYLSAVAVMRVGEISFTAPFRYTGLLWALLLGYVVFGDFPGNLTLLGAVIVVVTGIFTLLREARLRRRKAQPVAKRARI, from the coding sequence ATGGAGACGCGCGACAATATGAAAGGCGCGGGGCTGATGATCGTCTCGATGGCGGCGTTCACCTTCAACGATGTCTGCGTCAAGGCGTTGGCCGGAGAGGTGCCACTGATGCAGGTTATTTTCCTGCGAGGCTTGCTCTCAAGCCTGCTGATCTGGTTCGCCGGGCGGCAGATGCGCGCCCTTCATTTTCGTATCTCGGCGCGGGATTGGCGCCTGATCCTGCTTAGAAGTGCTGCGGATGTCGGCGCAACATTTTCGTATCTCACGGCGCTGTTTCACATGCCAATCGCCAATGTGACGGCAATTTTGCAGGTGTTGCCGCTGACCGTAACGCTGGCCGCGGCGTTATTTCTTGCCGAACCGCTGGGTTGGCGGCGGCTGATAGCGATTGCTGTTGGTCTTGCCGGGGTGATGTTGATCGTGAAGCCGGGAACCGAAGGGTTCGATTATTTTTCGCTTTATGCCTTGCTCGGGGTCGGGTTTATCACCGTGCGTGACCTTGCCGCGCGCCGATTATCGCGCGATGTGCCGTCGATCTCGGCTGCATTGCTCAACGCGCTGGCAGTCACCTTGGCGGCTGGCGTGGGTTCGGTGTTGGGCAGTGAGGGCTGGGTTGGCCTTGAGGCACACTCTCTTCTGTTGATTGTCATGGCGGCAAGCTTCATCCTTTGCGGCTATCTTTCCGCCGTCGCGGTAATGCGGGTGGGCGAGATCAGCTTTACCGCACCGTTTCGTTATACCGGGCTGCTTTGGGCGCTGCTGCTCGGTTATGTCGTGTTTGGCGATTTCCCCGGCAATCTGACGCTGCTTGGGGCGGTTATCGTCGTTGTGACCGGGATTTTCACGTTGTTACGCGAAGCGCGGCTGCGTCGGCGCAAGGCTCAACCAGTGGCGAAGCGCGCGCGTATCTGA
- a CDS encoding NAD-dependent epimerase/dehydratase family protein: MFEIDLKRPALVTGASGYVAGWIVKGLLEAGATVHAAVRDPQSQKVAPLKTMAEATPGTLRLFAADLLDNGSYADAMKTCGIVFHTASPFSLNVDDPQKELIDPALLGTRNVLEEVNRTSSVTRVVLTSSCAAIYTDACDTTNAPGGRLDESVWNETASLDYQPYSYSKTLAEREAWKIAKAQSRWDLVVLNPSMVMGPASHGVPSSESFNIMRQIGNGTFRMGAPRLGLGMVDVRDLAQAHLAAAYLPKAEGRNIISAHETNLLELAMCLRERFGADYPLPRRALPKWLLWLAGPSQGIERKFVARNVNFPWRADNSKARLSLGLSYRPMKETMEDMFDQMAKAKAFAKT; encoded by the coding sequence GTGTTCGAAATTGATCTGAAAAGGCCTGCACTGGTGACCGGGGCAAGCGGATACGTCGCGGGCTGGATCGTCAAAGGCCTGCTTGAAGCCGGTGCGACGGTCCATGCTGCGGTGCGCGATCCGCAAAGCCAGAAGGTCGCGCCCCTCAAGACCATGGCCGAGGCGACACCGGGAACGCTTCGTCTATTCGCCGCCGATCTGCTGGATAACGGGTCATATGCCGACGCGATGAAGACGTGTGGCATCGTCTTTCACACTGCGTCACCTTTTTCCCTGAACGTGGATGATCCACAGAAGGAACTGATTGATCCGGCCCTGCTGGGCACCCGCAACGTGTTGGAAGAGGTCAACCGCACAAGCAGCGTGACGCGTGTCGTGCTGACCAGTTCATGCGCTGCCATCTATACCGATGCGTGCGATACGACAAACGCCCCTGGCGGGCGGCTGGACGAGAGCGTCTGGAACGAAACGGCATCGCTTGATTATCAACCCTACAGCTACTCGAAGACGCTGGCGGAGAGGGAAGCCTGGAAGATCGCCAAAGCGCAATCGAGATGGGATCTGGTGGTCCTTAATCCGTCGATGGTGATGGGGCCAGCCAGCCACGGCGTGCCCAGTTCCGAAAGCTTCAACATCATGCGCCAGATTGGCAATGGCACGTTCCGCATGGGCGCGCCCCGGCTCGGGCTTGGCATGGTGGACGTGCGGGATCTGGCACAGGCGCATCTTGCCGCCGCCTATCTGCCCAAAGCGGAGGGCCGCAACATCATCTCGGCCCATGAGACCAACCTGCTGGAATTGGCCATGTGCCTTCGGGAACGGTTTGGCGCGGACTATCCCCTGCCGCGGCGCGCCCTGCCGAAATGGCTTCTGTGGCTGGCTGGCCCGAGTCAGGGGATCGAGCGGAAGTTCGTGGCGCGCAATGTGAATTTTCCTTGGCGGGCGGATAATTCGAAAGCACGCCTTTCGTTGGGATTGAGCTATCGCCCAATGAAAGAAACGATGGAAGACATGTTTGATCAGATGGCCAAGGCGAAAGCATTTGCAAAAACCTGA